A genomic segment from Shumkonia mesophila encodes:
- a CDS encoding flagellin, protein MNRISTYGQLNATLTSVMRQQSDMAVAQAQSSGLKSESYAGLGADSARALNLEAQLARSLQYVQQGEIVASRVESMYSAVTDMIDTLGKYQSLLSTAMSGDSAETAGLNYQSQTWLDTFVDSANTRLTGRYLFSGDMTDTAPVNVSDPPYTPQTYPSTASTAYYQGDSAIATFQASDGKTITYGVTASEAGFEEAIRALSLGANASEDPVDQDALTEAYDLVNTALDALLVTQTKLSAAATALEWEMDVQTDVQVRLEAMVSTVKEVDVAEALTRMETLQTQLEASYSAIAKINEMNLFDYL, encoded by the coding sequence ATGAACCGCATTTCGACCTATGGGCAGTTGAATGCCACCCTGACGTCCGTGATGCGCCAACAGTCGGACATGGCCGTCGCCCAGGCCCAGTCGAGCGGCCTGAAATCGGAATCGTACGCCGGGCTCGGCGCCGACAGCGCCCGCGCGCTCAATCTGGAGGCGCAATTGGCCCGCTCCCTGCAATATGTGCAGCAGGGAGAGATCGTGGCGAGCCGGGTCGAGAGCATGTACAGCGCGGTCACCGACATGATCGACACGCTCGGCAAGTATCAGTCCCTGTTGAGCACCGCCATGAGCGGAGACTCGGCCGAAACCGCCGGCCTCAACTATCAGTCGCAAACCTGGCTCGACACCTTCGTCGATTCCGCCAACACCCGCCTCACCGGCCGCTACCTGTTCAGCGGCGACATGACCGACACCGCTCCGGTCAACGTCAGCGATCCACCGTATACGCCCCAGACCTATCCCTCGACCGCCAGCACCGCCTACTATCAGGGAGACAGCGCCATCGCCACCTTCCAGGCCTCCGACGGCAAGACGATCACCTACGGCGTGACGGCAAGCGAAGCGGGCTTCGAAGAAGCCATCCGCGCCCTCAGCCTGGGCGCCAACGCCTCCGAGGACCCGGTCGACCAGGACGCCCTCACCGAGGCCTACGACTTGGTGAACACGGCGCTCGACGCCCTGCTGGTCACGCAAACGAAGCTGTCCGCGGCGGCCACCGCGCTGGAATGGGAGATGGATGTGCAAACGGACGTTCAGGTGCGCCTCGAAGCCATGGTCAGCACCGTCAAGGAAGTGGACGTGGCAGAGGCGCTGACCCGCATGGAAACCCTGCAGACGCAGCTCGAGGCGAGCTACTCGGCGATCGCCAAGATCAACGAGATGAACCTCTTCGACTATCTATAG
- a CDS encoding ABC transporter substrate-binding protein, whose translation MHVRILPVAGAIGLSVMLAVAPVKAATPSNMVVMAWQIDELISLDPAEIYEFAPAELAANFYDRVVYYDIASPNEMKGGAAESWTISDDGKTFTFKIRDGVKFHSGNPLTAEDVAWSMQRVVKLDKGPAFILTGFGLSKDNVEQKVRATDARTVVFETDKAYAPTFVLNCLGSWVSSVLDKKTVMANEKNGDLGGAWLKTHEAGSGPFTLNLLKANEMVMLDAFEGYWRGAPKIKRVALRHVPESAPQRLMLEKGDADVARDLGPDDLDVLAKNPDIKIRKIPQGMIYYLGLNQKNPNLAKPEVIEALKWLIDYKGIEKNILRETKIPHQTFLPSGFFGALDDTPYTLDVEKAKALLAKAGLPNGFKVTMDVRNTYPTADIAQIIQATWAKAGIQLEIIPGDNKQTLTKYRARQHDIYIGRWAPDYLDPHSNAQGFAWNPDNADDSSNKLLAWRNAWDIPQYTGMTEAALAEKDPAKRKAIYEDMQRQFLKVSPFVIMFQDVAVLAERKNLQGFEHGPNFDVIYYRNMTK comes from the coding sequence ATGCATGTACGCATTCTGCCGGTGGCGGGGGCCATCGGGCTGTCGGTGATGCTCGCGGTGGCTCCGGTTAAAGCCGCGACGCCTTCGAACATGGTGGTCATGGCCTGGCAGATCGACGAATTGATTTCGCTCGACCCGGCCGAAATTTACGAGTTCGCGCCGGCCGAACTGGCCGCCAATTTTTACGACCGCGTCGTCTATTACGATATCGCCTCGCCCAACGAGATGAAGGGCGGCGCCGCCGAAAGCTGGACCATCTCGGACGACGGCAAGACCTTCACCTTCAAGATCCGCGACGGCGTCAAGTTCCATTCCGGCAATCCGCTGACGGCCGAGGACGTGGCGTGGTCCATGCAGCGGGTCGTCAAGTTGGACAAGGGACCGGCCTTCATCCTGACCGGCTTCGGGCTTTCCAAGGACAACGTCGAGCAGAAGGTTCGGGCAACCGACGCCCGCACCGTGGTGTTCGAAACCGACAAGGCCTATGCGCCGACCTTCGTGCTCAACTGCCTGGGCTCGTGGGTCAGCTCGGTCCTCGACAAGAAAACCGTGATGGCCAACGAGAAGAACGGCGATCTGGGCGGCGCCTGGCTCAAGACCCACGAAGCCGGCTCCGGACCGTTCACGTTGAACCTTCTGAAAGCCAACGAGATGGTCATGCTCGACGCCTTCGAAGGTTACTGGCGCGGTGCCCCGAAAATCAAACGGGTGGCGCTTCGCCACGTCCCGGAAAGCGCGCCGCAGCGGCTGATGCTGGAAAAAGGCGATGCCGACGTCGCCCGCGATCTGGGCCCCGACGACCTCGACGTCCTGGCCAAGAACCCCGACATCAAGATCCGCAAGATTCCCCAGGGCATGATCTACTACCTGGGCCTCAACCAGAAGAACCCCAACCTTGCCAAGCCCGAGGTCATCGAAGCCCTGAAATGGCTGATCGATTACAAGGGAATCGAGAAGAACATCCTGCGCGAGACCAAGATCCCGCATCAGACCTTCCTGCCGTCGGGCTTCTTCGGCGCGCTGGACGACACGCCCTATACCCTCGACGTCGAGAAGGCCAAGGCGCTGCTGGCCAAGGCCGGATTGCCGAACGGCTTCAAGGTGACGATGGACGTGCGCAACACCTATCCGACGGCCGACATCGCCCAGATCATCCAGGCGACCTGGGCCAAGGCCGGCATCCAGCTTGAAATCATCCCCGGCGACAACAAGCAAACCCTGACCAAATACCGGGCCCGCCAGCACGACATCTACATCGGCCGCTGGGCCCCCGACTATCTGGACCCGCATTCCAACGCCCAGGGCTTCGCCTGGAATCCCGACAACGCCGACGACAGTTCCAACAAGCTGCTGGCTTGGCGCAACGCCTGGGACATCCCGCAGTACACCGGGATGACCGAGGCTGCCCTGGCCGAAAAGGACCCGGCCAAGCGCAAGGCCATCTACGAGGACATGCAGCGGCAGTTCCTGAAGGTTTCGCCGTTCGTGATCATGTTCCAGGACGTCGCCGTTCTGGCCGAACGCAAGAACCTCCAGGGCTTCGAGCACGGCCCCAACTTCGACGTCATCTACTATCGCAACATGACGAAGTAA